One window from the genome of Anopheles coluzzii chromosome X, AcolN3, whole genome shotgun sequence encodes:
- the LOC120950578 gene encoding uncharacterized protein LOC120950578, with amino-acid sequence MSGENYRSATKSHDPGWNDPPPIPTSHKPRAGGAKADKKQEENAAPATEDSLPEREEMIGQIRTVFDGYVQQLEESRRANVQKRIDLLYDQWAKGTLPEQLEALIYRLSAALLDEDDVRANVLHRTIVCDHAGKCAQWAPVLRQLIFVLQLRNEQTKPVVADQIVQPL; translated from the exons ATGAGTGGCGAAAACTATCGTAGTGCAACGAAAT CACACGATCCGGGCTGGAACGATCCGCCCCCGATACCGACGAGCCACAAACCGAGGGCTGGCGGTGCCAAAGCCGACAAGAAGCAGGAGGAGAATGCCGCCCCCGCCACCGAGGACAGCTTGCCGGAGCGGGAGGAGATGATCGGCCAGATACGGACCGTGTTCGATGGGTACGTGCAGCAGCTGGAGGAGTCACGCCGGGCGAATGTGCAAAAGCGTATCGATCTGCTGTACGACCAGTGGGCGAAGGGCACGCTGCCGGAACAGCTGGAAGCCCTGATCTACCGCCTGTCCGCTG CCCTGCTCGATGAGGACGACGTGCGTGCGAACGTGCTGCACCGCACGATCGTGTGTGATCACGCCGGCAAGTGCGCCCAGTGGGCGCCGGTGCTGCGTCAGCTGATCTTTGTCCTGCAGCTGCGCAACGAGCAGACGAAACCCGTCGTCGCCGACCAGATCGTGCAGCCGCTGTAG
- the LOC120960980 gene encoding uncharacterized protein LOC120960980: protein MTDCVEIALTSDTAAQHWSCCVWDVRTGTQLMTYRNGGPAGPNTLHPVGNQCVVAGNLTKPLLTFWPINRQEPSHVKYMLPGPPGAVAVSPDGNHCLVAHGHSFTLYSLPTGASLASIAHHYGKVTVLRFTDDGSHFVSAGQDCRVVVWSLARTVQQKDAGRMLYELADFTLPVSDVLVGKGGLKALLAAVSLDRSAKLYELGTGRLLLSVLFPVALSAVALNALESELFVGDRKGLVYACNLQSVPRSREVHLQQDVLERCVFRGHRKAVTCLSVSLDNETLLSGSEDESVIVWHVRTRQQLRVIPHRAPVTNAFFLVTPRAMFEQTRDLPVPYPPFQKVVCTRQDRERAVFLLPAQKRSLRERSEEGPAPVAVGGISSSSKGTEIEVLEQEVQRLKAINRRLYQQSIRAITNEAEPSVDHAVLLADDDQIRVDEGDALDRATVRVADRPDHLARIARHHVHGAILAPGHQVLVEGGHAGRIFPADRATPHHSVCIVKWCSLESDMNRCWQWCAVLVLVYAAHCQGYITTGMPTLIERDRDPVASFPYPLRQALGQRPSPPPYNGTEQEPGDELKFPANFLFGAATAAYQIEGAWNVDGKGPSVWDTLTHAHPELVVDGATGDRAADSYRLYRSDVEALGKVGFNYYRFSIAWSRLLPRGDQSSLNQGAVRYYNALINELLAHGIEPVVTMLHYDLPQYLQNLGGFASPLIVDYFREYADTLFWNFGDRVKVWITHNEPYDFCVEGYGTGSTGPLVYATGVGEYLCAHHVLLSHAAAYQLYKERYRSQQRGKIGITLSGRYYYPATNVTPYDTVERALLFQIGWFAEPLFGEDGNYPGVMVDEIGHNSALERRSHSRLPSFTSAERLLVRGSADFFAYNYYSSRLVDLDRAEYNAAEPPAWRRDARILQSVDPAWSRAKSTWLYVVPEGLRGVLNWFRRRYRNPTVLITENGYSDDGQLDDAARIDYYARHLNALLTAIVVDGCNVAGFTAWSIIDNFEWLRGYSEKFGLFYVNFSDPQLQRVPKASADFMRRVISTRTIPAH from the exons ATGACGGACTGCGTTGAGATCGCGCTGACGAGCGATACCGCCGCCCAGCACTGGAGCTGCTGCGTCTGGGACGTGCGCACCGGCACGCAGCTGATGACCTACCGGAACGGTGGGCCGGCCGGGCCGAACACGCTGCACCCGGTCGGCAATCAGTGCGTGGTGGCCGGCAACCTCACCAAACCGCTGCTCACGTTCTGGCCGATCAACCGCCAGGAGCCGTCCCACGTGAAGTACATGCTGCCCGGGCCGCCCGGCGCGGTGGCCGTCTCGCCCGACGGCAACCACTGTCTCGTCGCACACGGGCACTCCTTCACGCTCTACAGCCTGCCCACCGGGGCCAGCCTGGCCTCGATCGCGCACCACTACGGCAAGGTGACGGTGCTGCGGTTCACCGACGACGGGTCGCACTTTGTCAGCGCCGGCCAGGACTGtcgggtggtggtgtggagTTTGGCCCGCACCGTCCAGCAGAAGGACGCGGGCCGGATGCTGTACGAGCTGGCCGACTTCACGCTGCCCGTGTCGGACGTGCTGGTGGGAAAGGGCGGCCTGAAGGCGCTGCTTGCCGCCGTCTCGCTCGACCGGTCGGCCAAGCTGTACGAGCTCGGCACCGGGCGGCTCCTGCTAAGCGTCCTCTTCCCCGTCGCCCTGTCCGCGGTCGCACTGAACGCGCTCGAGTCGGAGCTGTTCGTGGGCGACCGGAAGGGGCTGGTGTACGCGTGCAATCTGCAATCGGTGCCGCGGTCGCGCGAGGTCCACCTGCAGCAGGACGTGCTCGAGCGGTGCGTGTTCCGGGGGCACCGGAAAGCCGTCACCTGCCTGTCCGTGTCGCTCGACAACGAAACGCTGCTGTCCGGCAGCGAGGACGAGTCCGTGATCGTGTGGCACGTGCGGACGCGCCAGCAGCTGCGGGTGATACCGCACCGGGCGCCCGTCACCAACGCGTTCTTTCTCGTGACGCCGCGCGCCATGTTCGAGCAGACGCGCGACCTGCCGGTCCCGTACCCGCCGTTCCAGAAGGTGGTCTGCACGCGGCAGGACCGAGAGCGGGCCGTCTTCCTGCTGCCGGCCCAGAAGCGTTCGCTCCGGGAGCGGTCCGAGGAGGGACCGGCGCCGGTGGCTGTTGgcggcatcagcagcagcagcaaggggaCGGAGATCGAGGTGCTGGAGCAGGAGGTGCAGCGGCTGAAGGCGATCAATCGGCGGCTGTACCAGCAGAGCATCCGGGCGATCACGAACGAGGCGGAGCCGT CAGTCGATCACGCCGTACTGCTGGCCGACGATGACCAGATCCGGGTAGATGAAGGAGACGCACTGGACCGCGCCACCGTCCGGGTCGCGGATCGTCCGGATCACCTTGCCCGCATcgcccgccaccatgttcacGGTGCCATCCTCGCCCCCGGTCACCAGGTACTGGTCGAAGGCGGACACGCCG GGCGCATCTTTCCGGCCGATCGAGCTACACCGCACCACTCAGTTTGCATCGTGAAGTGGTGCAGTTTAGAAAGCGACATGAATCGTTGCTGGCAATGGTGTgccgtgttggtgttggtcTATGCTGCCCACTGCCAGGGCTACATCACGACGGGCATGCCGACGCTGATTGAGCGGGACCGGGACCCGGTCGCATCGTTTCCGTACCCGCTGCGGCAGGCACTGGGGCAGCGTCCGTCGCCCCCACCGTACAACGGTACCGAGCAGGAGCCGGGCGACGAGCTCAAGTTTCCGGCAAACTTTCTGTTCGGTGCCGCCACCGCGGCGTACCAAATCGAGGGCGCCTGGAACGTGGACGGCAAGGGCCCGAGCGTGTGGGACACGCTGACCCACGCCCATCCGGAGCTGGTAGTGGACGGGGCCACCGGTGACCGGGCGGCCGACTCGTACCGCCTCTACAGAAGCGACGTCGAGGCGCTGGGGAAGGTCGGGTTCAACTACTACCGCTTCTCGATCGCCTGGTCCCGGCTGCTGCCCCGGGGCGACCAGTCCTCCCTCAACCAGGGTGCGGTCCGCTACTACAACGCGCTAATCAACGAGCTGCTGGCGCACGGGATCGAACCGGTCGTGACGATGCTGCACTACGATCTGCCCCAGTACCTGCAGAACCTGGGCGGGTTCGCGTCGCCACTGATCGTGGACTACTTTCGCGAGTACGCCGACACGCTGTTCTGGAATTTCGGTGATCGG GTGAAGGTTTGGATCACGCACAACGAACCGTACGACTTTTGCGTGGAGGGATACGGGACGGGCAGTACCGGGCCGCTCGTGTACGCGACCGGCGTCGGCGAATATCTGTGCGCCCATCACGTGCTGCTGAGCCACGCGGCCGCCTACCAGCTGTACAAGGAGCGGTACCGGTCGCAGCAGCGGGGAAAGATCGGCATAACGCTCAGCGGACGTTACTACTATCCTGCCACTAACGTCACGCCGTACGATACCGTCGAGCGTGCCCTACTGTTTCAG ATCGGTTGGTTTGCCGAGCCACTGTTCGGCGAGGACGGCAACTATCCCGGCGTGATGGTGGACGAGATCGGCCACAACAGCGCACTGGAGCGCCGGTCCCATTCCCGCCTGCCCAGCTTTACCAGCGCGGAGCGGCTGCTGGTCCGGGGCAGTGCGGACTTCTTCGCCTACAACTACTACTCCAGCCGGCTGGTCGACCTGGACCGGGCGGAGTACAATGCGGCGGAGCCGCCGGCCTGGCGCCGGGACGCGCGCATCCTGCAGTCGGTCGACCCGGCCTGGAGCCGGGCCAAGTCCACCTGGCTGTACGTGGTGCCGGAGGGCCTGCGGGGCGTACTGAACTGGTTCCGGAGGCGCTACCGCAACCCGACCGTGCTCATCACCGAGAACGGCTACTCGGACGACGGCCAGCTGGACGATGCGGCGCGCATCGACTACTACGCCCGGCACCTGAACGCGCTGCTGACCGCGATCGTGGTGGACGGGTGCAATGTGGCCGGCTTCACCGCCTGGAGCATCATCGACAACTTTGAATGGTTGCGCGGGTACag CGAAAAGTTTGGACTGTTCTACGTCAACTTCAGCGATCCGCAGCTCCAGCGGGTGCCGAAAGCTTCGGCCGACTTTATGCGGCGTGTCATCAGCACCCGCACCATTCCAGCGCACTAG
- the LOC120950571 gene encoding nucleoporin Nup43: MNTADDGLDEIVSFLLVDKLSRVRWLPNQTEDEHFFVTGSWGERVNTVRLWNLVHDRLTDEDDTGVPLVPQPTAKFGVTGDIVGLEFLDDKHLAAVTSEGTLSVLDLNRESRLSYDFTHTYNLHDLHTNGGVRSACTGVSAFDQYLVTGGEDGTVNMVAGDAGKVIRTIRDPDGGAVQCVSFIYPDLVIVGQQYGVIDCYDTRDESSKPVFSVETCVEEDRDLNKPTCINHFPKNKQVVAIGLESGTIILWDIRKPYGASALCDAHTTPVTDIQFAKEEQDLMVSADMAGLVTQWTLNSSSSLVEYFIQSRRFRLKEFKPINAIDMNVRHMICGGDAEMLYLLDMME, translated from the exons ATGAACACGGCGGACGACGGGCTCGACGAAATTGTCAGCTTCCTGCTGGTGGACAAGCTGTCCCGGGTGCGCTGGCTGCCGAACCAGACGGAGGACGAGCACTTCTTCGTGACCGGCAGCTGGGGCGAGCGGGTGAACACGGTCCGGCTGTGGAATCTGGTGCACGACCGGCTGACCGACGAGGACGACACCGGCGTGCCGCTCGTGCCGCAGCCGACCGCCAAGTTTGGCGTGACGGGTGACATCGTCGGGCTGGAGTTTCTCGACGACAAGCATCTGGCGGCGGTCACCTCGGAAG GAACGCTGAGCGTGCTGGATCTGAACCGCGAGTCGCGGCTGTCGTACGACTTCACCCACACGTACAACCTGCACGATCTGCACACGAACGGCGGGGTGCGGTCGGCCTGTACCGGCGTGTCCGCCTTCGACCAGTACCTGGTGACCGGGGGCGAGGATGGCACCgtgaacatggtggcgggcgATGCGGGCAAGGTGATCCGGACGATCCGCGACCCGGACGGTGGCGCGGTCCAGTGCGTCTCCTTCATCTACCCGGATCTGGTCATCGTCGGCCAGCAGTACGGCGTGATCGACTGCTACGACACGCGGGACGAGAGCAGCAAGCCGGTGTTCAGCGTCGAGACGTGCGTCGAGGAGGACCGGGACCTGAACAAGCCGACCTGCATCAACCACTTTCCCAAGAACAAGCAGGTG GTGGCAATCGGGCTCGAGAGTGGCACGATCATCCTGTGGGACATCCGGAAGCCGTACGGTGCGTCGGCGCTGTGCGACGCCCACACCACCCCCGTCACGGACATCCAGTTCGCGAAGGAGGAGCAGGACCTGATGGTCAGCGCGGACATGGCCGGGCTCGTCACGCAGTGGACGCTCAACAGCTCCTCATCCCTGGTGGAGTACTTCATCCAGAGCCGGCGGTTCCGCCTGAAGGAGTTCAAGCCGATCAACGCGATCGACATGAACGTGCGGCACATGATCTGCGGGGGCGACGCGGAAATGCTCTACCTGTTGGACATGATGGAGTGA